Proteins from one bacterium genomic window:
- a CDS encoding OsmC family protein gives MADDSVVTTVRSASIGRPGRSLSSARAHHFVLDSSTKPEALSNTESFLAGISSCGVTLIENYAAGNGVPLTGLVATISGVQDRADPAQFRRIEVRFELRGVGRAEAERLVEVWRSR, from the coding sequence ATGGCCGATGACAGCGTCGTGACCACGGTCCGCAGCGCGTCGATCGGGCGGCCCGGCCGCTCGCTCAGCAGCGCGAGGGCGCATCACTTCGTGCTCGACTCGTCGACGAAGCCCGAGGCGCTGAGCAACACCGAATCGTTTCTCGCCGGCATCTCGTCCTGCGGGGTGACGCTCATCGAGAACTACGCCGCGGGCAACGGCGTGCCGCTGACCGGCCTCGTCGCGACGATCAGTGGAGTCCAGGATCGTGCCGACCCGGCGCAGTTCCGGCGGATCGAAGTGCGCTTCGAACTGCGGGGGGTCGGCCGGGCGGAGGCGGAGCGGCTGGTCGAGGTCTGGAGGAGCCGCTGA
- the cax gene encoding calcium/proton exchanger yields MPSVRRRLPAPLRQLTFWWLLLLVPLSAAAAVLGRWPLLTFLLSGGALLPLAELIGISTQQIGLHAGPRVGGVLNATFANVTEFILAIVLVLHGEITVVKTALTGSILGNLLLVLGFALLVGGMRHRTQRYSAAAAGVHATSLTLAVIGLLMPALFFFTGGRPNAGQSETVSVAVAAVLIVLYGAALVFTHHTHEHLFRTPSPGERPDGGLGWAIGVLAGASVVVAVESQLLVTTLAPAIGALGLSKFFVGLVLVPLFGNVVEHSAAVGFALRDQLDVTLEIAIGSSTQVALFVAPAIVLISLAAGHPMNFIFTTFEVAAVGLAVLIVTFISHDGRSNWLEGAQLLAAYLIMAASAFFVSSP; encoded by the coding sequence GTGCCCAGCGTGCGCCGCCGCCTGCCCGCCCCGCTCCGGCAGCTGACCTTCTGGTGGCTGCTGCTCCTGGTCCCCCTGTCGGCGGCCGCCGCCGTGCTCGGCCGGTGGCCGCTCCTGACCTTCCTGCTCTCGGGCGGCGCGCTGTTGCCGCTGGCCGAGTTGATCGGGATCTCGACTCAGCAGATCGGCCTCCACGCCGGTCCGCGCGTGGGCGGCGTGCTCAACGCCACGTTCGCGAACGTCACGGAGTTCATCCTCGCGATCGTGCTCGTGCTGCACGGCGAGATCACGGTCGTCAAGACCGCGCTGACGGGCTCGATTCTCGGCAATCTGCTGCTCGTACTGGGCTTCGCGCTGCTGGTCGGAGGGATGCGCCACCGCACGCAGCGGTACAGCGCCGCGGCGGCGGGGGTGCACGCGACGTCGTTGACCCTCGCCGTGATCGGCCTGCTCATGCCGGCGCTCTTTTTCTTCACCGGCGGCCGGCCGAATGCCGGGCAAAGCGAGACGGTGAGCGTGGCCGTCGCCGCGGTGCTGATCGTTCTGTACGGCGCGGCCCTGGTGTTCACGCACCACACGCACGAGCACCTGTTCCGGACGCCGTCGCCGGGGGAACGCCCCGACGGCGGGCTCGGGTGGGCGATCGGCGTGCTGGCCGGCGCCTCGGTGGTCGTGGCCGTGGAATCGCAGCTGCTGGTCACGACGCTCGCGCCGGCGATCGGGGCGCTGGGCCTCTCCAAGTTCTTCGTCGGCCTCGTGCTGGTCCCGCTCTTCGGGAACGTCGTCGAGCACAGCGCCGCGGTCGGCTTTGCGCTGCGCGATCAGCTCGACGTCACGCTCGAGATCGCGATCGGCTCGTCGACGCAGGTCGCGCTCTTCGTCGCCCCGGCGATCGTGTTGATCTCGCTCGCGGCGGGCCACCCCATGAACTTCATCTTCACGACGTTCGAGGTCGCGGCGGTCGGGCTGGCCGTGTTGATCGTGACCTTCATTTCGCACGACGGCCGGAGCAACTGGCTGGAGGGGGCGCAGTTGCTGGCGGCGTATCTCATCATGGCTGCCTCGGCGTTCTTCGTGAGTTCTCCGTGA
- a CDS encoding aminotransferase class III-fold pyridoxal phosphate-dependent enzyme produces MTPTTGTSSTSRQGDLLERAGRYLAGGGLGLFVLPPEVNLVIAEGHGSHVTDVGGRDFIDYHLGSGPALLGHAHPEIVEAVQRQVAKGSTYYFLNEPVIRLAERLVEAIPCADQVHFVGSGTEATFFALRVARAATGRSKVLKFEGGWHGMNDYALWGTVPSRPSSYPDAEPDSLGIPEALRGQVLVAPFNDAERAVAIIERHAADLAAVIVEPLQRVLVPVPGFLAALRDVTRRRGILLVFDEVVTGFRIAWGGAQEKYGVVPDLATYGKAMSGGFPMAAIAGRSDVMAHFDARRTERSRLVWASGTLNGNPVSATAGLVALDVLGRPGALDHFHHIGGRLRRDIEVIGRRHGFPVQTPGEDAVFGVRFTDRRPLRTWADLLTADTALNLRWSIEMLKRGILVNPNEKFYLSLAHTDADVDRTLEACDVAFAAIRA; encoded by the coding sequence ATGACACCGACGACAGGGACGTCCAGCACGAGCCGGCAGGGGGACCTGTTGGAACGCGCCGGCCGGTATCTCGCCGGCGGCGGTCTCGGACTGTTCGTGCTGCCGCCCGAGGTCAACCTCGTGATCGCCGAGGGCCACGGTAGCCACGTCACCGACGTGGGCGGCCGGGATTTCATCGACTACCACCTCGGCTCGGGGCCGGCGCTCCTCGGCCACGCGCACCCGGAGATCGTCGAGGCCGTGCAGCGCCAGGTGGCCAAGGGCTCCACGTATTACTTCCTCAACGAGCCGGTGATCCGTCTCGCCGAGCGGCTGGTGGAGGCGATCCCGTGCGCCGATCAGGTGCATTTCGTAGGCTCCGGAACGGAGGCGACGTTTTTCGCGCTCCGGGTCGCGCGCGCCGCGACCGGCCGGTCCAAGGTGCTCAAGTTCGAGGGCGGCTGGCATGGGATGAACGACTACGCCCTGTGGGGCACGGTGCCGTCGCGGCCGAGTTCGTACCCGGACGCGGAGCCCGACTCGCTCGGCATTCCCGAGGCGCTGCGCGGCCAGGTCCTCGTTGCGCCGTTCAACGACGCGGAACGGGCGGTCGCGATCATCGAACGCCACGCCGCGGATCTCGCGGCCGTGATCGTGGAGCCCCTGCAGCGCGTCCTCGTGCCGGTTCCGGGCTTCCTCGCGGCGCTGCGGGACGTCACGCGCCGGCGCGGGATTCTGCTGGTGTTCGACGAGGTCGTGACCGGCTTCCGCATCGCCTGGGGCGGCGCGCAAGAGAAGTACGGCGTGGTGCCGGATCTTGCGACGTACGGCAAGGCGATGTCCGGCGGATTCCCGATGGCGGCGATCGCCGGCCGCAGCGACGTGATGGCGCACTTCGACGCGCGACGCACAGAACGCTCGCGCCTGGTGTGGGCGAGCGGCACGCTCAACGGCAACCCGGTCAGCGCGACGGCGGGTCTCGTCGCCCTCGACGTGCTGGGCCGCCCCGGCGCCCTCGACCATTTCCACCACATTGGCGGCCGGCTCCGCCGGGACATCGAGGTGATCGGCCGGCGCCACGGGTTTCCGGTCCAGACGCCGGGCGAGGACGCCGTCTTCGGCGTGCGCTTCACCGACCGGCGGCCGCTCCGGACCTGGGCCGATTTGCTCACCGCGGATACGGCGCTCAATCTGCGCTGGTCCATCGAAATGCTGAAGCGCGGCATCCTCGTCAATCCCAACGAGAAATTCTATCTCTCGCTGGCCCACACGGATGCCGACGTCGACCGCACGCTCGAGGCCTGCGACGTGGCGTTCGCGGCGATTCGGGCCTAG